The Actinomycetes bacterium genome includes the window AATCCGGCGCGTACGGCTGCCGTCGCGCGCGGCTCCCACGCCCAGCGCAGGCCGCGCATCGCCCACACACGAAACCAGTACGTGTCCTCGTGCACGCGTCCGTCCGCGTACTTGTCGACTCCCTGGTTGGCGACCAACCGCACCAGGTCGAGGTCCTCCGAGCCGGCGAGCAGCGCCAGGCACGCGTCGACGACGGCGTCCCGGCCGACCAGTCCGCACGAGGCCTCGATCCGCTCGCGCGGGGTCACAGCCAGTCCTCGACCAGCACCACGACCGCGACGCTAGCAAGGCGGACCCTCGCCGCGCGGTCAGCCGGCGACGGGTCCGGCGATGTCCCAGTCCGCGACGTTCGACTCCCTCGTCACGTCGCTCTCGCGGACGCGCTCGCCGCAGGTGGCGCAGACGACACGGGTCTTCAGCTCGTGTTCATGGTGCCGCACGGTCAGCGGCGGGTGATCGACCGCCCAGCGATCCCCCCACTGCCGCAGGTCGTTGAGGATCGGCGCGAGCTCACGGCCGGCCCGGGTCAGGTGGTACTCGAAGCGGGGCGGACTGTCCTGGTACTGCCGCGTCTCGAGCACCCCCGCCGCGACCAGCTCCTTGAGCCGAAGGGCCAGCCGGTCGCGCGGTGCGCCGGTGTTGCGGGCGATCTCGTTGAAGCGGTGGTTGCCGAAGAGCACCTCGCGCACGGCCAGCAGGGACCACCGGTCCCCCACGATCTGCA containing:
- a CDS encoding winged helix-turn-helix transcriptional regulator; the encoded protein is MAAALQIVGDRWSLLAVREVLFGNHRFNEIARNTGAPRDRLALRLKELVAAGVLETRQYQDSPPRFEYHLTRAGRELAPILNDLRQWGDRWAVDHPPLTVRHHEHELKTRVVCATCGERVRESDVTRESNVADWDIAGPVAG